One region of Flavobacterium sp. GSB-24 genomic DNA includes:
- a CDS encoding NUDIX hydrolase has product MLKDIIDNNENYQPGLSIDCVIFGFHDNQLKVLLLKVERADKWSLPGGFIPVDQDIDTAANTVLSSRTGVEGVFLRQFATFGKVKRNAQHFDKKILEYLQIEEEKGKWLTRRFVTIGYYALVDFSKILPNPMNRYEVVEWIDHKEVPELILDHREILDKALDTLRVELNLMPIGYNLLPEKFTIPELQKLYETILDKKLDRRNFLRKITNIGILTKLDEKKSNVAHKAPNLYSFDKEKYDEVLKNGLNQGW; this is encoded by the coding sequence ATGTTAAAAGACATTATAGACAATAATGAAAATTACCAGCCTGGACTTTCTATCGATTGTGTAATTTTTGGTTTTCACGACAATCAGCTTAAAGTTTTATTGTTAAAAGTAGAACGAGCAGATAAATGGTCTCTTCCCGGCGGATTCATTCCAGTGGATCAGGATATAGATACTGCTGCCAATACGGTCTTAAGCAGTCGAACTGGAGTAGAAGGTGTTTTCTTGAGACAATTTGCGACTTTTGGAAAAGTAAAACGTAATGCACAGCATTTTGACAAAAAGATTTTAGAGTATTTACAAATAGAGGAAGAAAAAGGAAAATGGCTTACGCGCCGTTTTGTTACAATTGGATATTATGCATTGGTTGATTTTTCAAAAATTCTTCCAAATCCGATGAACAGATATGAAGTTGTAGAATGGATTGACCATAAAGAAGTTCCAGAACTTATTTTAGACCACCGTGAGATTCTCGATAAGGCGCTGGATACCTTAAGGGTTGAGTTGAATTTAATGCCAATTGGATATAATTTACTGCCAGAGAAATTTACCATTCCAGAGCTGCAGAAATTGTATGAAACTATTTTGGACAAAAAGCTGGACCGCAGGAATTTTTTACGTAAAATCACGAATATCGGAATTCTAACGAAGCTAGACGAAAAGAAAAGCAACGTTGCACACAAAGCACCAAACTTGTATTCTTTTGATAAAGAAAAATATGATGAGGTTTTAAAAAATGGACTGAATCAGGGATGGTAA
- a CDS encoding MmcQ/YjbR family DNA-binding protein codes for MISIETFRKLALSFPDASEEPHFEKTSFRVKKKIFATFDEKNNHAVLKLNEIDQSVFCASSEMIFYPVPNKWGKQGWTTVELSKVRPEMFEDALIRSYQNVIGKK; via the coding sequence ATGATCTCAATTGAAACATTTAGAAAATTAGCATTATCGTTTCCAGATGCATCCGAAGAGCCTCATTTTGAGAAAACCTCTTTTCGTGTCAAAAAGAAAATCTTTGCCACTTTTGATGAAAAGAACAATCACGCTGTTTTAAAATTAAACGAAATCGATCAATCGGTTTTTTGTGCATCGAGCGAAATGATTTTTTATCCCGTTCCAAATAAATGGGGTAAACAAGGCTGGACTACTGTGGAACTTTCAAAAGTACGACCAGAAATGTTCGAAGATGCGTTAATACGTTCGTATCAAAATGTTATAGGTAAAAAGTAA
- a CDS encoding Ada metal-binding domain-containing protein, with the protein MINHQKITDSELLRKIKNAEICFGGNRKLKIYGTLKCSSGKRMKRENRVFFSSENQARNNGFRPCGHCMKSEYLKWKNGLI; encoded by the coding sequence ATGATTAATCATCAAAAAATAACCGATTCTGAATTGCTCCGTAAAATTAAAAATGCGGAAATTTGCTTTGGCGGCAACCGAAAACTAAAAATATACGGAACGCTGAAATGCTCTTCGGGAAAAAGAATGAAACGCGAAAATCGGGTTTTCTTTTCTTCTGAAAATCAAGCTCGAAATAATGGATTCAGGCCTTGCGGACATTGCATGAAATCCGAATATTTAAAATGGAAAAATGGACTTATTTAA
- a CDS encoding alpha-ketoglutarate-dependent dioxygenase AlkB, whose product MDLFNPQIDETTNLLPKDGTVNYYGKLFSREEADFYRDILLNTIEWKNDEAIIFGKLILTKRKVAWYGDKEFEYTYSNTTKKALPWTTELLKLKTSIEEKTGETFNSCLLNLYHSGEEGMAWHSDAEKDLKKNGAIGSVSFGAERKFAFKHKETKETVSLILEHGSLLVMKDETQTHWLHRLPPTKTTQKPRVNLTFRTIVK is encoded by the coding sequence ATGGACTTATTTAATCCCCAAATAGACGAAACTACGAATTTGCTTCCTAAGGATGGAACTGTAAATTATTACGGAAAATTGTTTTCACGAGAAGAAGCTGATTTCTATCGCGATATTTTGCTCAATACAATTGAATGGAAAAATGATGAAGCCATTATCTTTGGAAAACTAATTTTAACGAAACGAAAAGTAGCGTGGTACGGCGATAAGGAATTTGAATATACCTATTCCAACACTACGAAAAAAGCACTTCCGTGGACAACCGAATTATTAAAACTAAAAACTTCTATAGAAGAAAAAACAGGAGAAACTTTTAATTCTTGTTTGTTGAATTTATATCATTCTGGCGAAGAAGGAATGGCTTGGCACAGTGATGCCGAAAAAGATTTGAAAAAAAATGGCGCTATTGGTTCGGTAAGTTTTGGCGCTGAACGTAAATTCGCTTTCAAACATAAAGAAACCAAAGAAACGGTTTCACTGATTTTAGAACATGGAAGTTTATTGGTTATGAAAGATGAAACGCAGACCCATTGGCTGCATCGATTACCGCCAACTAAAACCACTCAAAAACCAAGGGTAAATTTGACTTTTAGAACAATTGTCAAATAG